CTCTATATCGTAAAACCGTTCGTCCTTGTAAATATGCTCTTTCAGCTCGCCTTCCTTTTCCATGCTGCATTTCTGCATTACCCGTCCCGATGCAGGATTTCCTTCCAGGTAGTGTGCAGTGATCTTGTTAAGTTCCATGGCATTGAAACCAAAATCTATTACAGCCATGGCGGCCTCAGTCAGAATATTTCTGTTCCAGAAAGGCTCAGCTAACCAGTAGCCGATCTCTGCCCTTTTATGTCTTTGGTCTGGCACCAGGCCAATACCTCCTATAAATTCACCATCCTCTTTTAACCTGATCGCAAAAAAGAACTGAGATTTATGCTCAAAGCCTTTACGAACAGTATCCAGCCAATACAATGCGTCTTCCTCTTTATACGGGTAAGGCAGGTTCAGCGTATATTCCGAAACCTTTTTGTTATTGGCATATTGCACCAGGTTTTGCAGATCCGTTTCCTGTAATTCGTTCAGCAAAAGCCTTTCCGTTTCTAGTTGTGGGAATGATTGCATGGCGTTTGGGTTTTTCTTCAATCAATAATCAATACACCAATATAGTCATTCGGTATGAACATTCCCTATTACCGGCCTTTTAAGAACCTACCAGGCTGGTCATTAGAAACAACCTTTCAAGTTTTGCCCTGGTTTATTTTTTCACCTGGTAGTCAACCACAACACCATTTACCAGCATCTTCTTTCCTTCCAAAGTTTGTCTTCCGCCAGCAGGTGTACATACCATTACAACAGCTTCTCCGGCAGGGATCTTAAACGATGCATTGCCCTTTACATTCTTTGCTATAAAGCTGCCGGCAACGGTATTATAGAGGTCATAATTTTTACCCTCATCTGCTTTCAAACTTACTTCTTTCTCTTCTTTATAGGGATTGTAATACAGGTAAGTAGGGTACGCCCCGGCGCGGAAGAAGTCGGTAGCCAGCAGGTCGAGTTGTAGTATCCCTGGCACAGCAGTGTTACGTATGATACTGCCGAAGATGCCCACATGGGCGCTGCCATAGACACTAAACTGTGAAACTGCCGGATTTTTACCAGGTACCCATTTAGGACCGTCGCCCTGGGCTACCGGCCCTTTGATGTGTTCATATTCTTCGTAAGTGGCATGCCAAACCAATCCCTCGTAGCCGATCACCCCTTTTGTTACCGCGGCCTGATCAGGAATAGCCTGATGTTCTTTGGGGATATATTGCGGGTAAAAGAACCGGGAAGCATTAGCCGCATTCAGCATCCATTTACCGATAGCTTTTGCGTAACGCTGATCGTAACGCACTATAGGAACGAGCGGCCAGGCAGCATCATAAGTATTCATAAGGAAGCCGTAACCACCATGATCAACTGTGCTGCCTACGA
The Filimonas effusa genome window above contains:
- a CDS encoding GNAT family N-acetyltransferase, which codes for MQSFPQLETERLLLNELQETDLQNLVQYANNKKVSEYTLNLPYPYKEEDALYWLDTVRKGFEHKSQFFFAIRLKEDGEFIGGIGLVPDQRHKRAEIGYWLAEPFWNRNILTEAAMAVIDFGFNAMELNKITAHYLEGNPASGRVMQKCSMEKEGELKEHIYKDERFYDIEIYGLTRSSYLSL